The genomic stretch GGAGGAGATTGTTAAATGGATCACTCACTAAGTAAGTTAGAGCGATATCAAAGAATTGCCCAAGATATTATCAATGATTATGCAGGTTATAAACCGAGTCAGGGGGATATTGAGTTAAGGGCGATCGCGGCTCAGGATTCCTATTTGCTGATTAGTTTTGGTTGGAATGGGGA from Coleofasciculus chthonoplastes PCC 7420 encodes the following:
- a CDS encoding element excision factor XisI family protein, with amino-acid sequence MDHSLSKLERYQRIAQDIINDYAGYKPSQGDIELRAIAAQDSYLLISFGWNGERRVHSVILHLRIVDDKFWVRTG